In the genome of Xanthocytophaga agilis, one region contains:
- a CDS encoding thioredoxin domain-containing protein, with protein MTASVHTSHTPNRLAQETSPYLLQHAYNPVDWYPWGEEALQKARAEDKPIIVSIGYSACHWCHVMERECFEKAPIAEIMNTHYVCIKVDREERPDVDAIYMDALHAMGLQGGWPLNVFLTSEAKPFYGGTYFPPQHWVDILKQISVAYHQQRDKILESAESFTEHLGITESQKYRLQSNETQYTHSDLEQIYTKLSSQFDTERGGMRKERNKFPMPSIYLFLLRYWQITQNSTALKQLRLTLDRMALGGIYDQAGGGFARYSTDPEWFAPHFEKMLYDNGQLVSLYSEAFAATKDPLYKQVVYQTIEFLERELTSSEGGFYSALDADSEGEEGKFYVWTKKEISTILGHDVEWICAYYGITEEGNWEHGNNILHSTQKPELFAEENELPVEEFLEVLAKSKTKLLEARQHRIRPGLDDKILCSWNGLMLKGLIDAYAVFGEKRFLDLALQNATFLKEKMQNGPQLWHNYKNSKATLPGYLEDYAFVIDAYTALYQITTDETWLSSAQQLLDYTIDNFYDEKEQLFFFTDATAEKLIVRKKELFDNVIPASNSAMAKNLHLLGVLLDRSDYHTIASRMLARVKNLILTDGQYLSNWACLLTYFVQPTAEIIVVGPQAPVFRKEIEQTYYPNKILISVLAEQPDTTIPLLESRQAINGQTTIYVCYNRSCQLPVFSTEEALQQLIQHTR; from the coding sequence ATGACAGCATCGGTTCATACATCACATACACCCAATCGATTAGCACAGGAAACCAGCCCCTATCTTTTGCAACATGCTTACAATCCTGTTGACTGGTATCCATGGGGGGAAGAAGCTTTACAAAAAGCTCGTGCAGAAGACAAACCCATTATTGTCAGTATTGGCTATTCGGCCTGTCACTGGTGTCATGTTATGGAGCGGGAATGTTTCGAAAAAGCTCCTATTGCAGAGATTATGAACACACATTATGTATGCATCAAAGTAGACCGTGAGGAACGTCCGGATGTAGATGCGATATATATGGATGCACTTCATGCAATGGGCTTACAAGGAGGCTGGCCTTTAAATGTATTTCTAACCTCAGAAGCTAAACCTTTTTATGGCGGCACCTATTTCCCTCCTCAGCATTGGGTAGACATTCTCAAACAAATATCAGTTGCGTACCATCAGCAGCGAGATAAGATTCTGGAATCTGCAGAATCATTTACAGAACATCTGGGAATTACAGAAAGTCAGAAATATCGGTTACAGAGCAATGAAACTCAATACACCCATTCTGATCTGGAACAAATATATACCAAACTATCCAGCCAGTTTGATACAGAAAGAGGAGGTATGCGTAAAGAACGGAATAAATTCCCAATGCCAAGTATTTATCTGTTTCTTCTTCGTTACTGGCAGATTACACAAAACTCTACAGCCCTAAAACAACTTCGCCTTACTTTAGACCGAATGGCATTAGGAGGTATTTATGACCAGGCAGGTGGGGGATTTGCTCGTTATTCCACAGATCCGGAATGGTTTGCCCCTCATTTTGAGAAGATGCTTTATGACAACGGACAGTTGGTCAGTCTCTACAGTGAAGCCTTCGCTGCAACTAAGGATCCTTTATACAAACAAGTAGTCTATCAAACTATTGAGTTTTTAGAACGGGAACTCACATCTTCAGAAGGAGGGTTCTATTCAGCGCTGGATGCGGACAGCGAAGGAGAAGAAGGGAAATTTTATGTATGGACAAAAAAGGAGATTTCAACCATTCTTGGTCATGATGTTGAATGGATATGTGCATACTATGGAATTACAGAAGAAGGCAACTGGGAGCATGGAAATAATATTTTACATAGTACACAAAAACCAGAACTATTTGCCGAAGAAAATGAGCTTCCTGTAGAAGAATTTTTAGAAGTGTTAGCTAAGTCTAAAACTAAACTTCTTGAAGCACGTCAGCATCGTATACGCCCTGGTCTGGATGACAAAATACTTTGCTCATGGAATGGACTTATGCTTAAAGGACTAATTGATGCATATGCTGTTTTTGGAGAAAAACGATTCCTTGATCTGGCATTACAGAATGCAACCTTCTTAAAAGAAAAAATGCAGAATGGGCCTCAACTATGGCACAATTATAAAAACAGTAAGGCAACATTGCCTGGATATCTGGAAGATTATGCCTTTGTCATAGATGCTTACACAGCTTTGTATCAGATAACAACAGATGAAACGTGGTTATCTTCGGCTCAACAACTGCTTGATTATACTATTGATAATTTTTATGATGAAAAGGAACAACTGTTTTTCTTTACAGATGCAACTGCTGAAAAACTTATAGTTAGAAAGAAGGAATTATTTGACAATGTTATTCCTGCCTCCAATTCTGCCATGGCCAAGAATCTTCATCTGCTTGGTGTCCTTTTAGATCGTTCAGACTATCATACAATAGCAAGCCGAATGCTAGCACGTGTTAAGAATCTGATTCTTACAGATGGGCAATATTTATCTAACTGGGCTTGTTTACTTACCTATTTTGTACAACCTACAGCAGAGATAATTGTAGTTGGTCCCCAAGCACCTGTCTTCCGAAAGGAAATTGAACAGACTTACTATCCTAATAAAATTTTAATTAGTGTTTTAGCAGAACAACCAGATACTACTATACCTCTTTTGGAAAGTCGGCAGGCAATAAATGGACAGACAACTATTTATGTCTGTTACAATCGGAGTTGTCAATTACCTGTATTCTCAACAGAAGAAGCCTTACAACAATTGATTCAGCATACCAGATAA
- a CDS encoding RidA family protein produces MPRQNILTGSPWEDKMGYCRAVRIGNIIEVSGTVAIVDGEKVKADDAYAQTQNILERIEKVLEQAGATMKDVVRTRIFTTDITQFDNIAKAHGTYFKDIKPTTSLYEISKLVAPEYMVEIEFTAIVE; encoded by the coding sequence ATGCCAAGACAAAATATTTTGACTGGATCTCCATGGGAAGATAAAATGGGCTACTGCCGTGCTGTTCGTATTGGAAATATCATAGAAGTATCCGGAACAGTTGCTATTGTGGATGGAGAAAAAGTAAAAGCGGATGATGCTTATGCACAAACTCAAAACATTCTGGAACGAATTGAAAAGGTACTGGAGCAAGCTGGTGCTACCATGAAAGATGTAGTGCGTACACGTATATTTACAACAGATATCACACAGTTTGACAATATAGCCAAAGCTCATGGAACCTATTTTAAAGATATTAAGCCAACTACAAGTCTCTATGAAATCAGCAAACTTGTAGCTCCTGAATATATGGTTGAAATTGAGTTCACAGCTATTGTGGAATAG
- a CDS encoding methylated-DNA--[protein]-cysteine S-methyltransferase: MDTSFISYYSSPIGWIEITATHEGISSVLFVENQTKAVSEHLPKFILDCQIQLDEYFKGHRLTFDLPLIVKGTEFQVQVWEELAKIPYGKLTTYKALAYKLKTPAAIRAIGNANSRNRLCLIIPCHRVVGSDTNMVGYAGGIWRKEWLIEHEASNGGGYQQLKLF, translated from the coding sequence ATGGATACTTCTTTTATTTCGTACTACTCCTCTCCTATTGGCTGGATTGAAATCACAGCTACTCATGAAGGAATTTCATCTGTACTATTTGTCGAAAATCAAACCAAAGCAGTATCTGAACATCTTCCTAAATTTATCCTCGATTGTCAAATACAATTAGATGAATATTTTAAAGGGCATCGTCTTACTTTTGATCTTCCTCTTATTGTTAAAGGAACTGAATTTCAAGTACAGGTTTGGGAAGAACTTGCAAAGATCCCTTATGGAAAGCTGACTACATACAAAGCCTTAGCATATAAATTAAAAACTCCAGCTGCCATTCGGGCTATCGGTAATGCAAATAGTCGTAATCGTCTGTGTTTGATTATACCTTGTCATCGTGTAGTGGGTAGTGATACCAATATGGTAGGATATGCAGGGGGAATCTGGCGCAAAGAATGGCTGATTGAACATGAAGCCAGCAATGGAGGTGGCTATCAGCAATTAAAGTTGTTTTAA
- a CDS encoding M14 family metallopeptidase → MKNKLCGFFFFQLCVILLSFHPTTAQNVPTPEKFLGYKLGDQFTPHDRLVRYFETIASQATDRCKLVPYGQTYEGRPLMVMVVATPENINRLEEIRTNNLKITGLVSGTPSSVQPAIVWLSYNVHGNEAVSSEAVMQVLYDLVNPANAEMQGWLKNMVVLLDPCLNPDGHERYVQWYKQVANFPYQPLPFSREHQEPWPGGRFNHYLFDLNRDWAWQTQQETQQRVALYNQWMPHLHADFHEMGPESPYYFAPSAKPYHEALTPWQRQFQQHIGEANRKYFDKNYWLYFTREKYDLLYPSFGDTWPSFNGAIGMTYEQGGSGRAGLGYLTSEGDTLTLTKRIAHHVAASYASIEAVASRGDQVLKEFKTYFDQSRNNPQGAYKGYLIKAKGDESKAQSIAQLLDRNGIRYGYANKEGSVKGFNYATGKSEAAKIEENDLVISAYQPKSVMLRALFDPKPMLEDSLTYDLTSWAIPYAFGVKAYGLPDAIASGNTSDKPKSPTSAQSPVVVKPYAYLVEWKDLRDVQFLSALLKKKIKIRNSEVAFEMNGKTFAPGTLLITRTGNEALGEAFDTFITDQAKLAGIIPMPVSTGFVDKGFDFGSDYNHFIKAPRIGLVTGSGISTDGFSSTWHFFEQQIHYPISVIDVSRLSSVPLQQLDILILPSGSYSGIWNERMINKLKEWIQDGGKVIAIENAAEVLGEKADFEWKKKDEGKPAPKKVNSPADTLKIYGHRDREYIAEDIQGSVYQVTLDNTHPLAFGYDKNIAILFRNNSPYELMKKGWNVGYLQTTNYTAGHVGYKTKAKLQNSAIFGVQEMGRGQIIYMAENPVFRAFWHGGKLLFGNAVFMVGQAY, encoded by the coding sequence GTGAAAAATAAACTATGTGGATTTTTTTTCTTCCAGTTGTGTGTTATTCTTCTGTCGTTTCATCCTACAACTGCACAGAATGTACCTACTCCAGAGAAATTTCTTGGCTATAAGCTTGGAGACCAGTTTACCCCACATGACCGTCTGGTGCGCTACTTTGAAACTATTGCAAGTCAGGCTACAGACCGTTGTAAACTCGTTCCTTATGGTCAAACTTATGAAGGACGCCCATTGATGGTAATGGTGGTAGCAACTCCTGAAAATATAAACAGACTGGAGGAAATTCGTACCAATAACCTGAAGATAACAGGTTTGGTATCAGGAACACCCTCTTCAGTTCAGCCTGCAATTGTCTGGTTGAGTTATAATGTCCATGGGAATGAGGCTGTTTCATCAGAAGCTGTCATGCAGGTCTTATATGATCTGGTAAACCCAGCAAATGCAGAGATGCAGGGATGGCTTAAAAATATGGTAGTGTTATTAGATCCTTGTTTAAATCCAGATGGACATGAGCGATATGTGCAATGGTACAAGCAAGTAGCTAATTTTCCTTATCAACCATTACCTTTCTCAAGAGAACATCAGGAACCTTGGCCTGGAGGTCGTTTCAATCATTATTTATTTGATTTGAACAGAGACTGGGCTTGGCAGACCCAACAGGAAACACAACAGCGAGTAGCATTATATAATCAATGGATGCCTCATTTGCATGCCGATTTTCATGAAATGGGTCCCGAGTCTCCCTACTATTTTGCTCCGTCGGCTAAACCCTATCATGAAGCACTTACACCTTGGCAGCGCCAGTTTCAGCAGCATATAGGTGAGGCAAACAGAAAGTATTTTGATAAGAACTATTGGTTGTATTTTACACGTGAAAAGTATGATCTGCTTTATCCAAGTTTTGGTGATACCTGGCCTTCTTTCAATGGAGCAATCGGAATGACCTATGAGCAAGGTGGAAGTGGACGGGCTGGATTAGGTTATTTAACTTCTGAAGGAGATACCCTAACTTTAACAAAGCGAATTGCTCATCATGTAGCAGCTAGTTATGCCAGCATTGAAGCTGTTGCTTCACGAGGAGATCAGGTATTAAAAGAATTTAAGACTTATTTTGACCAATCCCGCAATAATCCACAAGGTGCCTATAAAGGGTATCTGATCAAAGCAAAGGGGGATGAATCGAAAGCGCAAAGCATTGCACAACTTCTGGATAGAAATGGTATCCGGTATGGTTATGCAAATAAAGAAGGCTCAGTAAAAGGATTTAACTATGCTACAGGAAAGAGTGAAGCGGCTAAAATAGAAGAAAATGATCTGGTTATTAGTGCTTACCAGCCTAAGTCAGTGATGCTGCGTGCTTTATTTGATCCTAAACCTATGCTCGAAGATTCTCTTACCTATGACCTGACATCCTGGGCAATACCTTATGCATTTGGAGTGAAAGCCTATGGATTGCCTGATGCAATTGCTAGTGGCAATACATCGGATAAACCTAAAAGTCCAACTTCTGCACAATCTCCTGTGGTAGTAAAACCCTATGCGTATCTGGTTGAATGGAAAGATTTACGGGATGTTCAGTTTTTATCTGCTTTGCTAAAGAAAAAAATTAAGATCAGAAATAGTGAAGTCGCCTTTGAAATGAATGGAAAAACATTTGCTCCTGGAACTTTGTTAATTACACGGACAGGTAATGAAGCTTTGGGAGAAGCATTTGATACTTTTATTACTGATCAGGCCAAGTTAGCAGGTATTATACCAATGCCTGTATCTACTGGATTTGTTGATAAAGGGTTTGACTTTGGTTCTGACTATAATCATTTTATTAAGGCTCCACGTATTGGCCTTGTAACAGGAAGTGGCATTAGTACAGATGGCTTTAGTTCTACATGGCACTTCTTTGAGCAACAGATTCATTATCCAATCTCTGTAATAGATGTAAGTCGGCTTAGTTCTGTTCCTTTGCAACAACTGGATATTCTTATTTTACCTTCCGGATCTTATAGTGGTATATGGAATGAACGAATGATAAACAAACTGAAAGAATGGATTCAGGATGGGGGGAAAGTAATTGCAATAGAAAATGCGGCTGAAGTATTAGGTGAGAAAGCTGATTTTGAATGGAAAAAGAAAGATGAAGGTAAACCTGCACCCAAAAAAGTTAATTCACCTGCTGATACATTGAAGATCTATGGACACAGAGACCGAGAGTACATTGCAGAAGATATTCAAGGCAGCGTTTATCAGGTGACATTAGACAATACACATCCTTTGGCTTTTGGATATGATAAGAACATTGCTATACTTTTTAGAAACAACTCTCCTTATGAACTGATGAAAAAGGGATGGAATGTAGGCTATCTGCAAACTACAAATTATACAGCCGGGCATGTTGGCTATAAAACCAAAGCCAAACTGCAAAACTCTGCTATTTTTGGTGTACAGGAAATGGGACGTGGACAAATAATTTATATGGCTGAAAATCCTGTTTTCCGCGCGTTCTGGCATGGAGGAAAGTTGTTATTTGGTAATGCTGTTTTTATGGTTGGACAAGCTTATTAA
- a CDS encoding arginine decarboxylase, giving the protein MKSYIDLVDQTFEFPEELKVKNNELLFNGVPLMDIIRKYGTPLKLTYLPKISEHIQYAKEIFNDAIKKFNYAGSYTYCYCTKSSHFQFVLEEALKNDIHIETSSAYDIPIVRALEKAGSLDKNRYIVCNGYKRPLYTQYISELVNDGFVNCIPVLDNLKELDAYDAAVNVPMQLGIRVAADEEPNFEFYTSRLGIRYNDITDFYKNRIQDNPKYTLKMLHFFINTGVKDTAYYWSELSRFVYKYCELKKVCPELDTIDIGGGFPIQTSLQFEYDYEYMAEQVIENIQWICEKNNVPVPNIFTEFGSFTVGESGAVIYSVLDQKLQNDKELWYMIDGSFITQLPDSWGMNQKFIMLAINNWDNPYHKVNLGGLTCDSLDYYNSEAHISEVFLPQIEGDEELYLGFFHTGAYQESLGGYGGIQHCLIPAPQHVIIDRDEKGNIVTSLFAPEQTSESMLKILGYK; this is encoded by the coding sequence ATGAAGAGTTACATAGACCTGGTGGACCAGACATTTGAGTTTCCGGAAGAACTGAAGGTGAAGAACAATGAGTTGTTATTTAATGGTGTCCCTTTGATGGATATTATTCGCAAATATGGCACCCCATTAAAGCTGACTTATCTACCAAAGATTAGCGAGCATATACAATATGCAAAAGAGATCTTTAATGATGCGATAAAAAAATTCAATTACGCAGGTTCTTATACCTATTGTTATTGTACAAAGTCTTCGCATTTCCAGTTTGTGCTTGAAGAGGCATTAAAGAATGATATCCATATCGAAACTTCTTCTGCCTATGATATTCCTATTGTAAGAGCACTGGAAAAAGCAGGATCACTGGACAAAAACAGATATATTGTTTGTAATGGCTATAAAAGACCACTCTATACTCAATATATTAGTGAATTAGTGAATGACGGTTTTGTCAATTGCATACCTGTATTGGATAATCTGAAGGAGTTGGATGCATATGATGCTGCTGTGAATGTACCTATGCAACTTGGCATTCGTGTTGCTGCAGATGAGGAGCCAAATTTTGAGTTTTATACCTCCCGTTTAGGTATTCGTTACAACGACATTACAGACTTCTATAAGAATCGTATTCAGGATAATCCGAAGTATACATTGAAAATGCTTCATTTCTTCATTAATACAGGTGTGAAAGACACTGCCTATTACTGGAGTGAATTAAGTCGTTTTGTATATAAATACTGTGAACTGAAAAAAGTTTGTCCTGAGTTAGATACAATTGATATCGGAGGCGGGTTTCCTATTCAAACATCTCTTCAGTTTGAATATGACTATGAGTATATGGCTGAGCAGGTAATTGAAAATATTCAATGGATCTGCGAAAAGAACAACGTACCCGTACCAAATATCTTTACTGAGTTTGGTAGCTTCACTGTTGGAGAAAGCGGTGCAGTTATCTATTCTGTTTTGGATCAGAAGTTGCAAAACGATAAAGAATTATGGTATATGATTGATGGTTCATTCATCACTCAGCTACCTGATTCATGGGGAATGAATCAAAAATTCATCATGCTGGCCATCAATAACTGGGATAATCCTTACCATAAAGTGAATTTAGGTGGATTAACGTGTGATAGCTTAGATTATTATAATTCAGAAGCACATATTTCGGAGGTGTTCTTACCTCAGATTGAAGGAGATGAGGAATTATATCTTGGTTTCTTCCATACAGGAGCGTATCAGGAGTCGTTGGGAGGCTATGGTGGTATTCAACATTGCTTAATTCCTGCTCCGCAACATGTAATTATTGATCGGGATGAAAAGGGAAATATTGTTACTAGTTTATTTGCACCTGAACAGACTAGTGAATCAATGTTGAAAATATTAGGTTACAAATAG
- a CDS encoding HAD family hydrolase, with product MNKCIFLDRDGVLNEEIGTYVYKREDLIIPEGMPEALQQLKKAGYLLVVVTNQAGIAMGKYTRKEVLECHNKIQEACGNVLDALYYCPHHPDYDTASLTRKPDSLMIEKAIAKFNIDRNQSWMVGDRQRDIEAGNKQQIKGIFISTQEPTPSTAIYNAKNLLEASRFILQFSAEA from the coding sequence ATGAATAAATGCATATTCTTAGATCGGGATGGTGTATTAAATGAAGAAATTGGTACCTATGTTTATAAACGTGAGGATCTTATTATTCCTGAGGGAATGCCCGAAGCACTTCAACAATTAAAAAAAGCAGGTTATCTACTTGTTGTAGTTACTAATCAGGCAGGTATAGCGATGGGTAAATATACCAGAAAAGAGGTCCTTGAATGTCACAATAAAATACAGGAAGCCTGCGGAAACGTGTTGGATGCGCTTTACTATTGTCCACATCATCCGGATTATGACACAGCATCTCTTACAAGAAAACCAGATTCATTGATGATAGAGAAGGCCATTGCTAAATTTAATATTGATCGCAATCAATCCTGGATGGTTGGTGATAGACAACGAGATATTGAAGCAGGAAATAAGCAACAGATTAAAGGAATATTTATATCTACTCAGGAACCAACTCCCTCTACAGCAATTTATAATGCAAAAAATTTATTAGAGGCTAGTCGGTTCATTCTCCAGTTCTCTGCTGAGGCTTAA
- a CDS encoding DUF423 domain-containing protein: MQKFLLLSGAILGGLGVGLGAFGAHALKPMLEASQRLDTYETAVKYQFYHAFALLITGLLAYRIENRLLTYAGYSFLGGTLIFSGSLYILCLSGIRWLGAITPIGGVLMIIGWVLVAWVVATGE, from the coding sequence ATGCAAAAATTTCTTTTACTAAGTGGAGCCATACTGGGAGGTTTAGGAGTGGGACTGGGCGCTTTCGGTGCTCATGCTCTAAAACCTATGCTGGAAGCATCACAGCGATTAGATACCTATGAAACAGCTGTTAAATACCAGTTTTACCATGCATTCGCTTTATTAATTACTGGATTGCTAGCCTATCGTATAGAGAATCGCTTATTAACCTACGCTGGATATTCTTTTTTAGGAGGAACACTGATTTTTTCGGGATCACTCTATATTCTGTGTTTATCAGGAATCCGTTGGTTAGGGGCAATTACACCAATTGGAGGCGTTTTAATGATTATAGGTTGGGTATTGGTTGCCTGGGTTGTTGCAACCGGAGAATAG
- a CDS encoding glycoside hydrolase family 18 protein, producing MHYSFIRFSTIFVLAGLLFTSATIKSHPPKNNFTVIAYYAGSTKDIDQYPIEKLTHIIFSFLHLKGNKFTVDKKEDTLTIQHLVALKKRNPNLKIQLSLGGWGGCETCSQVFSTPAARQEFAESVKAVMIYFKTDGIDLDWEYPAIEGVPGHQYLPADKDNFTDLVQRLRTTMGNKYEISFAAGGFTTYLEQSIDWKKVMPLVDRVNLMTYDLTNGYSTTTGHHTPLYSTSVQKESTDNAVKYLEALGVPKNKLVIGAAFYGRIFENVAPENNGLNQSTKFKHGVDYKGLPEFLAKNKNFHSFWDSTAQSPYMYDATQKLFFTYDDPRSIQIKTKYALDKKLNGIMFWELNNDVPTGGLLDAIDKTVKQYSLTKTK from the coding sequence ATGCATTATTCTTTTATCCGCTTCAGTACAATCTTTGTACTAGCAGGTTTATTATTTACATCTGCAACAATTAAAAGTCATCCACCTAAAAACAACTTTACTGTAATTGCCTACTATGCAGGTAGTACCAAAGACATTGATCAGTATCCTATTGAAAAATTAACACACATCATTTTCAGCTTTTTACATCTGAAAGGAAATAAGTTTACTGTAGATAAAAAAGAAGATACGTTAACTATTCAACATCTGGTAGCACTTAAGAAACGTAATCCCAATCTGAAGATTCAGCTTTCTTTAGGAGGTTGGGGAGGCTGTGAGACATGTTCACAAGTATTTTCTACACCAGCGGCCAGACAAGAATTTGCGGAGTCTGTTAAAGCGGTAATGATTTATTTCAAAACAGATGGTATTGATCTGGATTGGGAATATCCTGCAATAGAAGGCGTTCCCGGGCATCAGTATCTTCCCGCAGATAAAGACAATTTCACAGATCTTGTACAACGCCTCCGCACAACTATGGGCAACAAATATGAGATCAGCTTTGCAGCCGGTGGATTTACTACTTATCTCGAACAGTCTATTGACTGGAAGAAAGTAATGCCTCTTGTAGATAGAGTAAACCTTATGACATACGATCTGACAAATGGTTACAGTACCACTACAGGGCACCATACTCCTCTTTATTCTACAAGTGTTCAAAAAGAATCAACAGATAATGCCGTTAAATATCTGGAAGCATTGGGGGTACCCAAAAATAAGCTTGTAATTGGTGCCGCCTTCTATGGAAGAATTTTTGAGAATGTAGCTCCTGAAAACAATGGCCTGAATCAGAGTACTAAATTCAAGCATGGTGTTGATTACAAAGGACTGCCTGAATTTCTGGCAAAGAATAAAAACTTTCATTCGTTTTGGGATTCCACAGCTCAGTCTCCCTATATGTATGATGCTACACAAAAGCTTTTCTTTACCTATGATGATCCTCGATCTATTCAAATTAAAACCAAATATGCTCTTGATAAGAAATTAAATGGTATCATGTTCTGGGAATTAAATAACGATGTTCCCACAGGTGGCTTATTAGACGCAATAGATAAAACAGTAAAACAATATAGTTTAACTAAAACAAAATAA
- a CDS encoding DUF1573 domain-containing protein: MQKNRSILTLKTILLILSGIVCIVFSAEAQKSKYKGKAKPKSKVIYSARTSSKYRSKTAYRKPTRSSHLVSSVIVSNPTIVRSQAAFSFANRWYDFGDIIQGEKVTHTFPFKNTGKDPLIISVVQPTCGCTVTEWTRTPIPPGQSGDITVTFDSKSSLNQQNKTITVVSNAATGNERLYIQGNVLPKR; this comes from the coding sequence ATGCAAAAGAACCGAAGCATTCTCACTCTAAAAACTATTTTACTTATACTATCAGGTATTGTATGCATAGTATTTTCAGCAGAAGCTCAGAAAAGTAAGTACAAAGGAAAAGCAAAGCCTAAAAGCAAGGTAATATACAGTGCAAGAACATCTTCCAAATATCGTTCTAAAACAGCGTATCGTAAACCCACACGTTCCAGTCATTTAGTTAGTTCCGTTATCGTCTCTAACCCAACCATAGTACGTAGTCAGGCTGCATTTTCTTTTGCCAACCGATGGTATGATTTCGGAGATATCATTCAAGGTGAAAAAGTTACACATACTTTTCCATTCAAAAACACAGGCAAAGATCCTCTGATTATAAGTGTAGTTCAGCCAACCTGTGGTTGTACTGTAACAGAATGGACCCGTACTCCAATTCCTCCAGGGCAATCAGGTGATATTACGGTTACTTTTGATAGTAAATCTTCTCTTAATCAGCAAAACAAAACCATTACGGTTGTATCCAATGCGGCAACAGGTAACGAACGCCTATATATCCAAGGTAACGTTCTTCCAAAGCGATAA